The following are from one region of the Jeongeupia sp. USM3 genome:
- a CDS encoding DUF262 domain-containing protein: MAKTLEAHDKLIREIFEGSYQFEVPDYQRPYAWTTEQATELFDDLYSAMQDARVSGASSQYFLGSIVLIKNDRDPKSSVVDGQQRLSTLTMLFAVLRTVMPDAADDITDFLYKKGKVSLGEKNEYRLTAREEDADFFRTNIQEPGGIAQLVASTDKLKDSRLRYRENATLLLEKAKALPPAELTALWQFLANDCSLVVISTPDLEAAYRIFSVLNNRGLDLAPIDIIKAQVLGLIRTTAGDVKSRAYAKEWSRIESSLGRDAFGDLFGHIRSIYAKKKQKYILVKEFQEHVTEYKTPIDLVDKVIKPYAEVWDFVRDADFEATEHAEAINEHLSWLNRVDFKDWVPPALVYFKRFRQQPKLLAEFFQSLERLTYFLLVTKVGINERIETYAALTKEIEPDTFKGHLAELTTLALTDAQKRKFVAALDGDVYDDLPKARMALVLRLESLVRAPGVQLQDAVSLEHVLPQTPPDGSDWIKWFPDEDERDGWTHRLANLVPLDRNKNSSASNYDFAKKKDAYFRGKGTASPFVLTQEVRSENEWTPTLLAERQQRLVGVLKEHWNLAVATGAAAN; encoded by the coding sequence ATGGCCAAGACACTTGAAGCCCACGACAAGCTGATCCGGGAGATTTTCGAAGGCAGCTACCAGTTCGAGGTTCCGGACTACCAGCGCCCATACGCCTGGACAACTGAGCAGGCCACAGAGTTGTTCGATGATCTGTATTCGGCGATGCAGGACGCGCGCGTCTCCGGAGCCAGCAGCCAATACTTCCTCGGTAGCATTGTTCTGATCAAAAATGACCGGGACCCGAAGTCGTCGGTTGTCGATGGCCAGCAGCGCTTGTCCACGCTCACGATGCTTTTTGCTGTGCTGCGCACCGTGATGCCGGATGCGGCAGACGACATCACCGACTTCCTCTATAAAAAGGGCAAGGTCAGTCTGGGCGAGAAGAACGAGTACCGCCTGACAGCTCGCGAGGAGGATGCCGACTTCTTCCGCACCAACATTCAGGAACCGGGTGGCATCGCACAGTTGGTCGCCAGTACCGACAAGCTGAAAGACAGCCGTCTGCGTTACCGCGAAAACGCCACGCTGCTGCTCGAAAAGGCCAAGGCGCTTCCGCCTGCCGAACTGACCGCTCTGTGGCAGTTCCTCGCCAACGACTGCTCGCTGGTTGTCATCTCCACGCCCGACCTCGAAGCCGCGTACCGCATCTTCTCCGTACTCAACAACCGGGGGCTCGACCTCGCGCCTATCGACATCATCAAGGCGCAGGTGCTGGGCCTGATTCGCACCACGGCAGGCGACGTCAAGAGCCGCGCCTACGCCAAAGAGTGGAGTCGGATCGAAAGCTCGCTGGGTCGAGACGCCTTCGGTGACCTGTTTGGTCACATCCGCAGCATCTACGCCAAGAAGAAGCAGAAGTACATCCTGGTCAAGGAGTTCCAGGAGCACGTCACCGAGTACAAGACCCCAATCGACCTCGTCGACAAGGTGATCAAACCCTACGCCGAAGTGTGGGACTTCGTGCGCGATGCCGACTTTGAAGCCACAGAGCACGCCGAGGCCATCAACGAGCACCTGTCTTGGCTCAACCGCGTGGACTTCAAGGACTGGGTGCCCCCAGCACTGGTCTATTTCAAGCGCTTCCGGCAGCAGCCCAAACTGCTTGCAGAATTTTTCCAGTCGCTGGAACGCCTGACCTACTTCCTGCTGGTCACCAAGGTGGGCATCAACGAGCGCATTGAAACCTACGCCGCTCTCACCAAGGAAATCGAACCGGACACCTTCAAGGGGCATCTGGCCGAGCTCACCACTCTGGCCCTGACAGACGCGCAAAAACGCAAGTTCGTCGCGGCACTCGATGGCGACGTTTACGACGATCTGCCCAAGGCACGGATGGCGCTGGTCTTGCGCCTTGAGTCCTTGGTGCGCGCCCCCGGCGTGCAGCTCCAAGATGCCGTGTCGCTGGAGCACGTCCTTCCGCAAACACCGCCCGACGGTTCGGACTGGATCAAGTGGTTCCCGGACGAAGACGAGCGCGATGGTTGGACGCACCGTTTGGCCAATCTGGTTCCGCTGGATAGGAACAAGAACTCGTCTGCCAGCAACTACGACTTTGCCAAGAAGAAGGACGCCTACTTCAGGGGCAAGGGCACGGCGTCGCCCTTCGTGCTGACGCAGGAAGTCAGATCAGAAAACGAGTGGACGCCCACGCTTCTGGCCGAGCGCCAGCAACGCCTTGTGGGCGTACTCAAAGAACATTGGAATCTCGCCGTCGCCACCGGCGCTGCGGCGAACTGA
- a CDS encoding WYL domain-containing protein yields MDKKMPVMHPQRVESLSHAQRERLAYIDFRLYFFGEIGRPDLTSRFGVAPAGATRDLALYREIAPQNIEFDGSSKIYRIGKDFVPLFEHGSQRVLSALALGFGDGVNGESHPLLPCESPAVLSCPRMEVLAPICRAIHAKCPVAIRYHSMSSGESERVIVPFALVDTGLRWHVRAFDRKSGEFRDFVVTRIEAPTLLNEETKANERPDNDIQWTRIVELDFVPHPRLARPEIIKMDYGMTDGSIRMRVRAAVAGYMLLRWSVDASPDHCLKEEQYRLWLSDPLALYGVENAKLAPGYQTPGSLKKR; encoded by the coding sequence GTGGATAAGAAGATGCCCGTCATGCACCCTCAGCGCGTCGAAAGCCTGAGCCACGCCCAGCGCGAACGGCTGGCCTATATCGACTTCCGGCTCTACTTCTTCGGAGAGATCGGGCGGCCTGACCTGACCAGTCGTTTCGGGGTAGCCCCGGCTGGGGCGACCCGCGACTTGGCGCTGTACCGGGAGATCGCGCCGCAGAACATAGAGTTCGATGGCAGCAGCAAGATTTATCGCATCGGCAAGGACTTCGTGCCCTTGTTTGAGCACGGATCGCAGCGTGTGCTGTCGGCGCTCGCATTGGGATTTGGGGATGGCGTAAACGGCGAATCACATCCCCTGCTGCCCTGCGAATCGCCAGCGGTCTTGAGTTGCCCGAGGATGGAGGTTCTTGCGCCGATTTGCCGCGCCATCCACGCCAAGTGCCCGGTGGCAATCCGCTACCACTCGATGAGCAGCGGTGAGTCCGAACGGGTCATCGTGCCTTTCGCCCTGGTGGATACAGGCCTGCGCTGGCACGTCCGGGCCTTTGATCGGAAGAGCGGCGAGTTCCGTGACTTTGTTGTCACGCGCATCGAAGCGCCGACCTTGCTCAATGAGGAAACCAAGGCCAACGAACGTCCGGACAATGACATCCAATGGACCCGCATCGTCGAGCTGGACTTCGTACCGCATCCACGCCTAGCCCGGCCAGAGATCATCAAGATGGACTACGGGATGACCGACGGCTCAATCCGGATGCGTGTACGCGCGGCCGTGGCGGGCTACATGCTGCTGCGCTGGAGCGTCGATGCGTCGCCAGACCATTGCCTGAAAGAAGAACAGTACCGCCTGTGGCTCAGCGACCCGCTGGCCTTGTATGGCGTCGAGAACGCAAAGCTGGCTCCGGGCTACCAAACCCCGGGCAGTCTAAAGAAACGATAG
- a CDS encoding putative molybdenum carrier protein, with the protein MVDYGNAPFLWLVDNPDEVGVGGNLCDGVAWDQSFPMSENLWQKFADWAIEFDQTAFYSDNFDADSWDWIEFHARGLQLSRWLKEEVGESYRVVYDKAYEDPNHRIGERAEVLADGLLLPLPPFRSSLRYPIRFCEHIVSGGQTGADRGALDFAITHGYTHGGWAPRGREAEDGVIPAKYQLIELTDGGYRQRTRRNVEDSDGTLIINLGELDGGTKATRIFAEQMGKPCLIVQLDAGVTVEVASSVLAWLREHAIRTLNVAGPRESKRLGIYRLTVELLQTVDATLHPK; encoded by the coding sequence ATGGTGGATTACGGCAACGCGCCGTTTCTGTGGTTGGTCGACAACCCAGATGAAGTTGGTGTCGGCGGAAATCTCTGTGACGGCGTCGCTTGGGATCAGTCTTTTCCGATGTCGGAAAATCTGTGGCAGAAATTCGCGGACTGGGCTATTGAGTTCGACCAGACGGCGTTCTATTCCGATAATTTCGATGCGGATAGCTGGGACTGGATCGAATTCCATGCTCGCGGATTGCAACTGTCGCGTTGGCTGAAGGAGGAAGTCGGAGAGTCGTACCGCGTTGTCTATGACAAGGCCTACGAAGATCCCAATCACCGTATAGGCGAACGCGCTGAAGTCCTTGCAGATGGTCTGCTGTTGCCGCTGCCCCCGTTTCGCAGTTCTTTGCGATACCCGATCCGTTTCTGTGAGCACATTGTCTCCGGTGGACAGACTGGCGCGGATCGCGGTGCGCTGGATTTTGCCATCACGCATGGCTACACGCACGGCGGTTGGGCACCGCGTGGACGCGAAGCTGAGGATGGCGTCATTCCTGCGAAATACCAGCTTATCGAACTGACTGATGGCGGCTACCGCCAGCGCACACGCCGCAACGTGGAGGATAGCGACGGCACCCTGATCATCAACCTCGGCGAACTGGATGGCGGGACGAAGGCAACTAGAATCTTCGCCGAGCAGATGGGGAAGCCTTGTCTCATCGTGCAGCTCGACGCCGGAGTCACGGTGGAGGTTGCCTCCAGCGTGCTTGCATGGCTGCGCGAGCATGCCATCAGAACCCTGAACGTCGCAGGCCCACGCGAGAGCAAGCGACTGGGTATCTACCGTTTGACGGTCGAACTGCTGCAAACAGTCGATGCCACGCTTCACCCCAAGTGA
- a CDS encoding plasmid partitioning protein RepB C-terminal domain-containing protein: MSMPLGFIPEPLTLPLERILPSRKTPEGILTSRKFKQILASMEAVGLIEPLSVSKPDKAGQHVLLDGHMRLLALQQLGHTEVLCLVATDDESYTYNNRINRISSIQEHHMLRRAVERGVTPDRLAKTLNVDVSQIHKKVSLLEGICAEAAELLKDQHFSANLGSVLRKMKPTRQIECVELMLTANNITVAYAEALLAATPPHLLVGETKPRKMRGISADQMVKMEREMGNLQGQLKLVEKSYGQDVLLLVLARGYLGKLIDNKAVFRFLSQRQPDVLAEFEHIVQTVALDGK, from the coding sequence ATGAGCATGCCACTGGGTTTTATCCCCGAGCCGCTGACCTTGCCACTGGAACGCATCCTGCCGTCGCGCAAGACACCAGAAGGCATCCTGACCTCGCGCAAGTTCAAGCAGATACTGGCATCGATGGAAGCGGTCGGTCTCATCGAGCCCCTGAGTGTGAGCAAGCCGGACAAGGCGGGGCAGCATGTACTGCTCGACGGTCACATGCGCTTGCTGGCGTTGCAACAACTCGGCCATACCGAAGTGCTGTGTCTGGTCGCTACCGACGACGAAAGCTACACCTACAACAACCGGATCAATCGCATCTCATCCATTCAGGAGCACCACATGTTGCGGCGCGCGGTCGAGCGCGGCGTCACGCCCGACCGGCTGGCCAAGACTTTGAACGTGGACGTCAGCCAGATTCACAAGAAAGTGAGCCTACTGGAAGGCATCTGCGCCGAAGCGGCAGAACTGCTCAAGGATCAGCACTTTTCTGCCAATCTCGGATCGGTTCTGCGCAAGATGAAACCCACGCGCCAAATCGAATGTGTGGAGCTGATGCTGACCGCCAACAACATCACCGTAGCTTACGCCGAAGCCCTGCTTGCGGCCACGCCGCCGCACCTGCTCGTCGGCGAAACAAAGCCTCGCAAGATGCGTGGCATCAGTGCCGACCAGATGGTCAAGATGGAGCGCGAAATGGGTAATCTGCAAGGACAACTGAAGCTGGTCGAAAAGTCCTACGGTCAGGACGTGCTGCTGCTCGTGTTGGCACGCGGCTACCTTGGAAAACTGATCGACAACAAGGCAGTGTTCCGATTCCTGTCACAGCGTCAGCCCGATGTACTGGCCGAGTTCGAACATATCGTCCAGACCGTGGCACTGGATGGAAAATGA
- a CDS encoding plasmid partitioning protein RepB C-terminal domain-containing protein translates to MSPRQSRGISHRIKGILLLFDKGEERLLAAVEVGRIPLNVAITIAGASDEESVQTALQEAYESGQLRGGQLMQARRVLQRRTALGKSLAHRPGRKGASVTTSSLVRNYQHEVERQKLMVKKAEFTQQRLLFVIEALRQLLADEHFSNLLRAEGLDTLPKQLAERVWAGGHSA, encoded by the coding sequence CTGTCACCCCGGCAGAGCCGGGGGATTTCCCACCGGATTAAAGGCATTCTGCTTCTGTTCGACAAAGGTGAGGAGCGCCTGCTGGCTGCCGTCGAGGTGGGGCGGATTCCCCTCAATGTAGCCATCACCATTGCGGGCGCAAGCGATGAGGAATCGGTGCAGACCGCGTTGCAGGAGGCCTATGAAAGCGGCCAGCTGCGCGGTGGGCAACTGATGCAGGCTCGCCGTGTGCTGCAGCGGCGCACCGCCTTGGGCAAATCGCTGGCCCACCGCCCCGGGCGCAAGGGCGCGTCCGTGACCACCTCCAGTCTGGTACGCAACTATCAGCATGAGGTCGAGCGTCAGAAATTGATGGTCAAGAAAGCCGAGTTCACCCAGCAGCGTCTGCTGTTCGTGATCGAGGCGTTGCGCCAGCTGCTGGCCGACGAGCATTTTTCCAATCTGCTACGTGCCGAAGGGTTGGACACCTTGCCCAAACAACTGGCCGAACGCGTCTGGGCAGGAGGCCACTCCGCATGA
- the tnpA gene encoding IS200/IS605 family transposase, whose product MDKFGSLSHTTWDCKYHVVFIPKCRRRTLYRQLRQHLGEVFRKLAAQKECEVEEGHLMLDHVHMMLSIPPKHAVSQVVGFIKGKSAIHLARVYGEKKRNFVGQHFWARGYFVSTVGRDEAVIREYIRNQEKEDERLDQLGLWR is encoded by the coding sequence ATGGACAAGTTTGGAAGTTTGAGCCACACGACGTGGGACTGCAAATATCACGTAGTCTTCATACCGAAGTGCCGACGACGAACGTTGTACAGGCAGCTGCGCCAGCACTTGGGGGAGGTGTTCCGGAAGTTGGCAGCGCAGAAAGAGTGCGAGGTCGAAGAGGGTCACCTGATGCTGGACCACGTGCACATGATGCTGTCGATTCCGCCTAAGCACGCGGTGTCGCAGGTGGTGGGCTTTATCAAAGGGAAGAGCGCGATTCATCTGGCCCGGGTGTATGGGGAGAAGAAGCGCAACTTTGTTGGGCAGCACTTTTGGGCGCGAGGGTATTTTGTGTCTACCGTAGGCCGAGATGAAGCCGTGATCCGGGAGTACATCCGGAATCAGGAGAAGGAAGACGAGAGGTTGGATCAACTCGGTCTGTGGAGGTAG
- a CDS encoding ParB N-terminal domain-containing protein produces the protein MNTSHNAADLQMIPVEQIVILNPRDRNGRVFDEIVGNIKSIGLKKPVTVTPRDDLGDGKHFLLICGEGRLKAFKALGEKLIPALIVTVDDEDAFIMSLTENIARRKYSALELLMSIVQLNQQGYDKKDIAQKTGLSLDYSNHPPAKPGAFGM, from the coding sequence ATGAACACATCACACAATGCCGCCGATCTGCAGATGATCCCGGTTGAGCAAATCGTCATCCTCAATCCGCGCGACCGCAATGGGCGGGTTTTCGATGAGATCGTTGGCAACATCAAGAGTATCGGCTTGAAGAAGCCCGTCACGGTCACGCCGCGCGACGACTTGGGGGATGGCAAGCACTTCCTGCTGATCTGCGGCGAAGGCAGGCTCAAAGCCTTCAAGGCTCTCGGTGAAAAGCTGATTCCGGCATTGATCGTCACCGTTGATGACGAAGACGCTTTCATCATGAGTCTGACCGAGAACATTGCCCGCAGAAAATACAGTGCACTGGAACTACTGATGAGCATCGTCCAGTTGAACCAACAGGGCTACGACAAGAAGGACATCGCCCAAAAAACCGGCCTGAGCCTCGACTACAGTAACCATCCCCCGGCAAAGCCGGGGGCTTTCGGAATGTGA
- a CDS encoding recombinase family protein: MQADEFATEGASQPPTFRAAEYVRMSTEHQQYSTENQADKIREYAARRNIEIVRTYADEGKSGLRIDGRQALQQLIADVQAGKADFQIILVYDVSRWGRFQDADESAYYEYICRRAGIQVAYCAEQFENDGSPVSTIVKGVKRAMAGEYSRELSAKVFAGQCRLIELGFRQGGPAGYGLRRVLIDQSGSVKGQLSRGEHKSLQTDRVILQPGPDAEVAVVNQIYRWFVEDSQLESEIADRLNAKGILTDLGRAWTRATVREVLSNEKYIGNNVYNRRSFKLKKVRVLNQPEMWIKKEGAFEGIVPPDLFYTAQGILRERAHRFSDDELIEKLRRLFLQRGYLSGLIIDEAEGMPSAAAYAHRFGSLIRAYQTVGFTPDRDYQYLEVNQFLRRLHPEIVGQTERVIADVGGAVVRDPASDLLTVNGEFTVSLVLSRC; the protein is encoded by the coding sequence ATGCAGGCAGATGAATTCGCAACGGAGGGAGCGAGCCAGCCTCCGACATTTCGGGCCGCTGAGTACGTGCGGATGTCGACTGAGCATCAGCAATACTCGACGGAAAACCAGGCCGACAAGATCCGCGAGTACGCCGCCCGGCGTAACATCGAGATCGTCCGCACCTACGCCGACGAGGGCAAAAGCGGCCTGCGCATCGATGGTCGGCAGGCACTCCAGCAACTGATCGCGGATGTGCAGGCAGGCAAGGCCGATTTCCAGATCATCCTCGTCTATGACGTCAGTCGCTGGGGGCGATTTCAGGATGCGGATGAGAGCGCCTACTACGAATACATCTGCCGCCGTGCCGGAATCCAAGTTGCCTACTGCGCAGAGCAGTTCGAGAACGACGGATCGCCCGTGTCCACCATCGTCAAGGGCGTCAAGCGCGCGATGGCCGGTGAATATAGCCGGGAGTTGTCGGCAAAGGTGTTCGCCGGGCAATGCCGCCTGATCGAACTGGGTTTTCGGCAAGGCGGGCCCGCCGGTTATGGCCTGCGGCGTGTGCTGATCGATCAGTCTGGTTCCGTGAAGGGGCAGCTTTCTCGTGGCGAGCACAAAAGCCTGCAAACCGACCGCGTGATCTTGCAGCCCGGCCCGGATGCGGAAGTTGCTGTCGTGAATCAGATCTACCGCTGGTTCGTCGAGGACAGCCAGCTCGAATCCGAGATTGCGGATCGACTCAACGCCAAGGGCATCCTCACCGATCTGGGCCGGGCATGGACACGGGCCACGGTGCGCGAGGTGCTCTCCAACGAGAAATACATCGGCAACAACGTCTACAACCGGCGCTCCTTCAAGCTCAAGAAGGTACGGGTGTTGAACCAGCCGGAGATGTGGATCAAGAAGGAAGGCGCGTTCGAGGGAATCGTGCCACCGGATCTGTTCTACACCGCGCAGGGCATCCTGCGCGAACGGGCGCACCGTTTCAGCGACGATGAGCTGATCGAGAAACTTCGGCGCTTGTTCCTGCAGCGCGGCTACCTGTCTGGCCTGATCATCGACGAGGCCGAAGGTATGCCCTCGGCGGCGGCCTACGCGCACCGCTTCGGCAGCCTGATCCGGGCCTACCAGACGGTGGGCTTCACCCCGGATCGGGACTACCAGTACCTGGAGGTCAACCAGTTCCTGCGGCGACTGCATCCCGAGATCGTCGGTCAGACCGAGCGTGTGATCGCCGACGTAGGCGGCGCGGTGGTGCGCGATCCGGCCTCTGACCTGCTCACCGTCAATGGCGAATTCACCGTGTCGCTGGTGCTCTCGCGCTGCTAG
- a CDS encoding nucleotidyl transferase AbiEii/AbiGii toxin family protein: MAESWFSLSREDQAEALEFAAARTGRPAHLLEKDIWVVWVLSAIYESDLASKLTFKGGTSLSKVYRIIDRFSEDVDLTYDIRELATDLLKEGNPIPDSASQEKKISSAVRHRLPDWIEATVEPVIAAALAKDGLDASLTPAGKDRDKLILSYPAVKTGTGYSAPTIQLEFGARATGEPHHVQPVACDIASKIEGVTFPVAQPLVMAAERTFWEKATAAHVYCLQGRLRGERYSRHWYDLAAIAKTPHFAAACADQALARAVAEHKSMFFVEKDAAGAKIDYFAATSGQLQLIPTGESLTALENDYAAMLEDGLLALHQPSFADIIERCRVIQDEANRQAMLGERRKALDELAAQAQKLDMGY; the protein is encoded by the coding sequence ATGGCTGAGTCCTGGTTCTCGCTCAGCCGAGAAGATCAGGCTGAAGCCTTGGAGTTTGCTGCGGCCCGTACCGGGCGGCCAGCGCATCTGCTCGAGAAGGACATCTGGGTGGTCTGGGTGCTGTCCGCCATTTACGAATCCGACTTGGCCAGCAAGCTCACCTTCAAGGGCGGCACCTCCCTGTCCAAGGTGTATCGCATCATCGACCGGTTTTCCGAGGACGTGGATCTCACCTATGACATCCGCGAACTGGCCACTGACCTCTTGAAGGAAGGCAACCCCATTCCCGATTCCGCCAGCCAGGAAAAGAAGATCAGCAGCGCGGTACGTCACCGCCTGCCTGACTGGATCGAGGCAACGGTCGAGCCTGTCATTGCTGCAGCGCTGGCGAAAGATGGATTGGACGCGAGCCTGACACCGGCAGGCAAAGATCGGGACAAGCTGATCCTGTCGTATCCGGCAGTCAAAACGGGAACCGGCTATTCCGCACCCACGATCCAGCTGGAGTTTGGTGCCCGAGCCACGGGCGAGCCGCACCATGTTCAACCGGTGGCTTGCGACATTGCGTCGAAAATCGAAGGCGTCACTTTCCCTGTTGCCCAGCCCTTGGTGATGGCGGCAGAGCGCACCTTCTGGGAAAAAGCCACGGCAGCGCACGTGTACTGTCTGCAGGGGCGGCTACGCGGCGAACGCTATTCCCGTCACTGGTACGACTTGGCCGCCATCGCAAAAACGCCGCACTTTGCTGCGGCCTGCGCCGATCAGGCATTGGCTCGGGCCGTTGCAGAACACAAATCGATGTTCTTCGTCGAAAAAGACGCTGCTGGTGCCAAGATCGATTACTTCGCCGCCACCAGTGGTCAGCTGCAGCTTATCCCGACAGGCGAATCGTTGACGGCGCTGGAAAACGACTACGCTGCAATGCTGGAGGATGGCCTGCTGGCGCTGCATCAGCCGAGCTTCGCCGACATCATTGAGCGGTGCCGCGTGATTCAAGACGAGGCCAATCGGCAGGCCATGCTGGGCGAACGCCGCAAGGCACTGGACGAGTTGGCCGCGCAGGCACAAAAACTCGACATGGGTTACTGA
- a CDS encoding DUF6088 family protein has product MSHLAENILSAARAMPEGGLLSPKEFLHLGSRAAIDKTLSRLAQEGKLLRVSRGAYVAPHQGRFGARPPSTESVVQAIEASCGETVVANGAAEANALGLTTQVPTREVFLTSGASRTLHLGSRCVELKHGNRWQLLLGKRPAGKVIRALSWLGPEAAPAALTQLRSKLPESEWEAVRGARAALPSWMAKVVSEAMAHG; this is encoded by the coding sequence ATGAGCCATCTTGCCGAGAACATCTTGTCTGCCGCCCGGGCCATGCCCGAGGGGGGGCTGTTGTCGCCCAAGGAGTTCCTGCATCTGGGATCGCGGGCGGCCATCGACAAAACCCTGTCCCGACTGGCTCAGGAAGGGAAGTTGCTGCGCGTAAGTCGCGGAGCCTATGTCGCGCCCCATCAGGGCCGGTTTGGTGCCCGCCCGCCGTCCACCGAGTCCGTTGTGCAGGCCATCGAGGCCAGCTGCGGTGAAACGGTGGTGGCGAACGGTGCAGCCGAAGCCAACGCGCTGGGCCTGACCACGCAGGTGCCAACCCGCGAGGTGTTCCTCACCTCCGGCGCATCCCGCACTCTGCATCTTGGCAGCCGTTGCGTAGAGCTCAAGCACGGTAACCGCTGGCAATTGCTGCTGGGCAAGCGCCCCGCAGGCAAGGTGATCCGTGCGCTGTCGTGGCTGGGGCCAGAGGCCGCACCAGCGGCGTTAACGCAACTGCGCTCTAAGCTGCCCGAATCCGAATGGGAGGCCGTGCGTGGCGCGCGGGCTGCATTGCCGAGTTGGATGGCCAAAGTGGTCAGCGAGGCAATGGCACATGGCTGA
- a CDS encoding integrase arm-type DNA-binding domain-containing protein, which yields MTDTECRNAKPADKDRKLFDGGGLFLLVRPTGSKLWRLKYTRPAGSESLLSFGAYPELSLTAARALRDEARALLTKGIDPQLQRQQDKEAAALAAENSFEAVARAWFAKFMTGKSASHRERTINRLESDIFPWIGKRPVGEIRPQEVLACLRRVEERGAIETAHRVRWSCSKVFRYAIAAGMADSDPADLLTEALTRPSPKAFATITDPIKVGELLRALEALEASLIVRCACRLAPLVFVRPGELRQAEWAEIDLERAEWRIPPSKMKSRVVHVVPLSRQATTILRELAPLTGRGRYVFPGERSNERPMSENTVNAALRRLGYSKDEFTGHGFRKIASTLLNESHLWHRDAIERQLAHGERDEVRAAYNYAEHLPERVEMMQWWADYLDKLKIGADFIAFPPRVA from the coding sequence TTGACCGATACCGAATGCAGGAATGCAAAACCGGCGGATAAAGACCGAAAACTGTTTGATGGCGGCGGGCTGTTCCTTCTGGTTCGCCCGACCGGGAGCAAGCTCTGGCGCCTGAAATACACACGCCCGGCTGGCTCCGAATCGCTGCTCTCGTTCGGCGCCTATCCCGAGCTCTCCCTGACCGCTGCACGCGCCCTGCGAGACGAAGCCCGCGCATTGCTCACCAAAGGCATAGACCCGCAGCTACAGCGCCAACAGGACAAGGAAGCCGCTGCACTTGCCGCTGAAAACTCGTTTGAAGCGGTCGCCCGGGCATGGTTTGCAAAATTCATGACCGGCAAATCGGCCAGCCACCGCGAGCGCACGATCAACCGCCTTGAATCAGACATTTTTCCCTGGATCGGCAAACGCCCTGTTGGTGAGATCAGGCCACAGGAGGTACTGGCCTGTCTTCGGCGCGTCGAGGAACGCGGCGCGATTGAAACTGCCCACCGGGTACGCTGGTCATGCTCCAAGGTATTTCGTTACGCCATCGCAGCAGGCATGGCCGACAGTGACCCAGCCGACCTGCTGACTGAAGCCCTGACCCGGCCCAGCCCCAAGGCGTTTGCAACCATCACCGACCCGATCAAAGTCGGCGAACTATTGCGTGCATTGGAAGCCCTGGAAGCATCCCTGATCGTGCGCTGCGCTTGCCGTCTGGCCCCATTGGTGTTCGTACGCCCCGGCGAACTACGACAAGCCGAATGGGCTGAAATCGATCTGGAGCGTGCAGAATGGCGCATTCCCCCCAGCAAAATGAAAAGCCGCGTGGTGCATGTGGTGCCGCTGTCACGCCAAGCGACCACCATCCTGCGCGAGTTGGCACCTCTGACGGGGCGTGGACGTTACGTCTTTCCTGGCGAGCGCAGCAACGAGCGCCCCATGAGCGAAAACACGGTTAATGCCGCGCTACGGCGATTGGGCTACAGCAAGGACGAGTTTACCGGTCACGGCTTCCGCAAGATCGCATCCACCCTGCTCAACGAGTCGCACCTTTGGCATCGTGATGCCATCGAGCGCCAACTGGCACATGGTGAACGGGACGAAGTCCGCGCAGCATACAACTATGCGGAACACCTGCCGGAGCGTGTCGAAATGATGCAATGGTGGGCGGACTACTTGGACAAGCTGAAAATCGGAGCAGACTTCATTGCTTTTCCACCGCGCGTGGCCTGA
- a CDS encoding DUF4265 domain-containing protein, which translates to MKFQSGDFEAVHASPIWRDSANVIFAAHLGEVDGRNEWEQLWGEIISPGNVKLCCIPFFAYGLALGDVVEIDDDYVVSRVVQRSDQLTFRVWFGDASERGKQLCVETVNNFPALIEWSSENLLAVSVSSQKAQQFADYLQRCEGEGFLQYESGQQERA; encoded by the coding sequence ATGAAATTTCAGTCTGGTGACTTCGAAGCAGTTCACGCATCTCCAATTTGGAGAGATAGTGCAAATGTAATATTTGCGGCCCACTTGGGAGAGGTCGATGGAAGGAACGAGTGGGAACAGCTTTGGGGGGAAATAATATCGCCTGGGAACGTGAAACTGTGCTGCATTCCATTTTTTGCATATGGCTTGGCATTAGGTGACGTAGTCGAAATAGATGACGACTATGTTGTGAGCCGTGTCGTGCAACGTTCGGACCAACTGACATTTCGAGTTTGGTTTGGTGATGCCTCTGAAAGAGGCAAGCAACTTTGCGTGGAAACTGTTAATAATTTTCCAGCTTTGATTGAGTGGTCATCAGAGAACCTTCTCGCCGTCAGTGTTTCATCGCAGAAGGCGCAGCAATTTGCTGATTATCTTCAGCGGTGTGAGGGTGAAGGTTTCTTGCAATATGAGAGTGGTCAGCAAGAAAGGGCTTGA